In one window of Cohaesibacter gelatinilyticus DNA:
- a CDS encoding succinylglutamate desuccinylase/aspartoacylase family protein translates to MKSEVVGQGIVRLTAEKEGPTIGVVCNVHGNELCGRKAVHRVLAKYEIESGTLVLIDGNPNAALLGKRYVASDMNRMFTKDQLTQENPEQDLQRAQYLAQELPKLGLDQVIDFHSTTSETPFPFTVSFPGTEEMTSLCPVPQIFGWTGVVVGSLIEWLCEQGVPAVVVEAGQHEAENSIDVAEQTLLSILSYFGLITPEEPVSFEKPPQYKVVERVMIGDHESFKFEKQYSSFEALKPGELIAKDKDGDYIAPSEDGFMMLMPSTQEHVDKRISRGAYYLMQSI, encoded by the coding sequence ATGAAGTCTGAAGTGGTAGGCCAAGGCATTGTTCGCCTGACGGCAGAAAAAGAAGGGCCGACCATTGGTGTCGTCTGCAATGTGCATGGCAATGAGCTGTGCGGGCGCAAGGCGGTGCATCGGGTTCTGGCCAAATATGAGATCGAGAGCGGCACCCTTGTGCTGATTGATGGCAACCCGAATGCGGCCTTGCTGGGCAAGCGCTATGTGGCCTCGGACATGAACCGCATGTTCACCAAGGATCAGCTGACCCAGGAAAATCCTGAGCAGGATCTGCAACGGGCACAATATCTGGCGCAGGAGCTGCCAAAGCTTGGCCTTGATCAGGTGATTGATTTTCATTCCACCACCAGCGAAACACCGTTTCCCTTCACCGTGAGCTTTCCCGGTACCGAGGAAATGACATCGCTGTGCCCGGTGCCGCAGATTTTTGGTTGGACCGGCGTTGTTGTCGGCTCGCTGATCGAATGGCTGTGCGAGCAGGGCGTGCCTGCCGTTGTGGTGGAAGCCGGGCAGCATGAGGCGGAAAACTCCATCGATGTGGCAGAGCAGACGCTGCTATCGATCCTGTCGTATTTCGGTTTGATCACGCCAGAAGAGCCGGTGAGTTTCGAGAAGCCACCGCAATATAAGGTGGTTGAGCGCGTGATGATTGGCGATCATGAGAGCTTCAAATTCGAGAAGCAATATTCAAGCTTTGAAGCCTTGAAGCCGGGCGAGCTGATCGCCAAGGACAAGGACGGCGACTATATCGCACCAAGCGAAGATGGCTTCATGATGCTGATGCCAAGCACGCAAGAGCATGTCGATAAACGGATTTCGCGTGGGGCCTACTATCTAATGCAGAGCATCTGA
- a CDS encoding glutathione S-transferase family protein: MLELYFAPNTISVAVAIALEEVGADYVTRRIDFSASEQTSEAYAVLNPKGRVPTLVSDDVPLTETGALLEFAHGLNPDKGLVPAGAVDAAKMREAMFYFASTMHVNHAHKLRGARWADKQESWDDMQAKVPETMTASCDYVEHSLLKGPYLLGERFSLADPYLYMICTWVEGDGVDLSQFPKIRAFMAEMEKRPSVQAVREAGMIT, translated from the coding sequence TTGCTTGAATTGTATTTTGCCCCAAACACGATTTCTGTTGCTGTTGCCATCGCTTTGGAAGAGGTGGGGGCGGATTATGTAACCCGACGGATCGACTTTTCTGCCTCTGAGCAGACCAGCGAGGCTTATGCGGTGTTGAACCCGAAGGGGCGCGTGCCGACGCTGGTGAGTGATGATGTGCCGTTGACCGAGACCGGGGCGCTTTTGGAATTTGCCCATGGGCTGAACCCGGACAAGGGCCTTGTGCCAGCCGGGGCGGTGGATGCGGCGAAGATGCGCGAGGCCATGTTCTATTTTGCCTCCACCATGCACGTCAATCATGCCCATAAATTGCGCGGGGCCAGATGGGCCGACAAGCAAGAGAGCTGGGATGACATGCAAGCCAAAGTGCCGGAAACCATGACGGCATCTTGCGATTATGTGGAGCACTCTTTGCTCAAAGGGCCTTACCTGCTGGGTGAGCGTTTTTCCCTCGCCGATCCCTATCTCTATATGATCTGTACCTGGGTGGAAGGCGACGGGGTGGATCTGTCGCAATTCCCGAAAATCCGCGCCTTCATGGCAGAAATGGAAAAGCGGCCGTCGGTGCAAGCGGTTCGTGAAGCAGGGATGATTACTTAG
- a CDS encoding Lrp/AsnC family transcriptional regulator, whose protein sequence is MSKELDQTDCAIIECLDADSRASLAAIGMDVGLSGPAVGERLRRLRDIGVIEGTGVRLDLRALGYTLQALVRIKPRSGQLHRVEQMINDQPRFMSCDRVTGEDCYVARLALRDVAELDDILMPFHDRAETHTSIVKSNIFKDRLPPLLG, encoded by the coding sequence ATGTCAAAAGAGCTGGATCAAACAGACTGTGCCATCATCGAATGTCTCGATGCTGACAGTCGGGCAAGCCTCGCGGCGATTGGAATGGATGTCGGCCTGTCTGGCCCCGCTGTTGGTGAGCGTCTGCGCCGCTTGCGCGATATTGGTGTCATTGAGGGAACTGGTGTGCGGCTGGATCTGCGCGCTCTTGGTTACACATTGCAAGCTCTGGTGCGGATCAAACCCCGCAGTGGTCAATTGCATCGGGTGGAACAGATGATCAATGATCAACCCCGCTTCATGTCCTGTGACCGGGTCACCGGAGAGGATTGCTATGTCGCCCGTCTTGCCTTGCGCGATGTTGCCGAGCTGGATGACATCCTCATGCCCTTCCATGACCGCGCCGAAACCCATACCTCCATCGTGAAGTCGAACATCTTCAAGGACAGATTACCGCCGCTGCTGGGGTGA
- a CDS encoding PhzF family phenazine biosynthesis protein, with translation MDIQRIAAFSRGEQGGNPAGVVLLDQPALDTDMARIAAEVGYSETAFAVREDDSGKNWRVRYFSPESEVPFCGHATIALGAALGQHVGEGSFNLALNEAAISVSAAPKDGGMTATLSSPPTKSKALPEADLADILALFDLSAKDLDEQLAPAHIHGGADHAVLALKNRTKLADMHYDLDEGRTLMRKLGLVTIMLVYIESNQSFDVRNAFASGGVLEDPATGAAAAAFAGYLRDQTWPHGGKITIRQGEDMGSPSLITVELSEERGAPVKVTGHARNIK, from the coding sequence ATGGATATTCAAAGAATTGCAGCTTTCAGCCGTGGTGAGCAAGGCGGCAACCCGGCTGGTGTAGTGCTGCTGGATCAGCCAGCGTTGGACACTGACATGGCACGCATTGCAGCCGAGGTGGGCTATTCGGAGACTGCCTTTGCCGTTCGCGAAGATGACAGCGGCAAAAACTGGCGCGTGCGGTATTTCTCGCCAGAGTCTGAAGTGCCTTTCTGCGGCCATGCCACCATCGCCCTTGGCGCGGCCTTGGGCCAACATGTGGGCGAAGGCAGCTTCAATCTCGCGCTGAATGAAGCCGCGATCAGCGTGTCCGCCGCGCCAAAGGATGGCGGCATGACGGCCACCCTCTCCTCGCCACCGACCAAAAGCAAGGCCCTGCCAGAAGCTGATCTTGCAGACATTCTGGCACTCTTTGATCTATCAGCCAAGGATCTGGATGAGCAATTGGCCCCGGCCCATATTCATGGCGGAGCAGATCACGCCGTTTTGGCGCTGAAGAACCGCACCAAACTGGCAGACATGCATTATGACCTGGATGAAGGGCGCACACTGATGCGCAAGCTCGGCCTTGTCACCATCATGCTTGTGTATATAGAGAGCAATCAAAGCTTTGACGTGCGCAATGCCTTTGCTTCAGGCGGCGTGCTGGAAGACCCGGCCACAGGTGCTGCCGCTGCCGCCTTTGCCGGATATCTGCGCGATCAGACCTGGCCCCATGGCGGCAAGATCACGATCCGTCAGGGCGAGGATATGGGCAGTCCGTCCCTCATCACCGTCGAGTTGAGCGAAGAGCGCGGCGCACCGGTCAAGGTCACCGGCCATGCCCGGAATATCAAATAG
- a CDS encoding winged helix-turn-helix transcriptional regulator: protein MDIKTLVKLTSRAWSLNILAVLHSGVAGRQAALLSATGASRSSFSLSLEHLVGLKLLERNPGHGHPLRPEFRLTPLGVEAAEIASRLVKAVPDEGEFSLLRKSWTVPILALTSAPRRFSGIRCDLAPITDRALSASLYKLEEFDWIQREIDVSARVPFPTYCAANRGIEINQAIGLNA, encoded by the coding sequence ATGGACATTAAAACGCTTGTCAAGCTTACATCCCGCGCCTGGTCTTTGAATATCCTTGCTGTCCTGCATTCCGGTGTCGCCGGGCGGCAGGCTGCCTTGCTGTCTGCGACCGGGGCGAGCCGTAGCTCTTTCTCTCTCAGTCTGGAGCATCTGGTTGGTTTGAAGCTTTTGGAGCGCAATCCCGGCCATGGCCATCCCTTGCGGCCGGAATTTCGCCTGACGCCATTGGGCGTGGAAGCGGCTGAAATTGCCAGTCGTCTGGTAAAAGCTGTGCCGGATGAGGGGGAGTTTTCGCTGCTTCGCAAAAGCTGGACGGTGCCGATTTTGGCGCTGACCAGTGCGCCGCGCCGTTTTTCCGGCATTCGGTGCGACCTTGCGCCTATTACCGACCGGGCTTTGTCGGCTTCGCTCTATAAGCTGGAAGAGTTTGACTGGATCCAGCGTGAGATCGATGTCTCTGCCCGTGTGCCATTCCCCACCTATTGCGCGGCGAATAGAGGCATCGAGATCAACCAGGCGATTGGCCTCAATGCCTGA
- a CDS encoding VOC family protein — translation MALVSLENTITLAISVKDRHASAAWYEEKLGFDLIYHLDDAGWSELQTKTEGVTLGLGEQNDPNPGNSVPVFGVANLAKARKALEEANVKFDGPTVSIEGMVHLATFYDPDGNALMLAQDLSKHP, via the coding sequence ATGGCGCTCGTCTCACTGGAAAATACCATCACCCTTGCCATCTCGGTTAAGGATCGCCATGCCAGCGCTGCCTGGTATGAGGAAAAGCTGGGCTTTGATCTGATCTATCATCTGGATGATGCAGGCTGGAGCGAATTGCAGACCAAGACAGAAGGCGTCACCCTGGGCCTTGGCGAACAGAATGATCCCAATCCGGGCAACAGCGTCCCGGTCTTTGGCGTCGCCAATCTGGCAAAGGCGCGAAAAGCACTGGAAGAGGCCAACGTGAAATTTGACGGCCCGACAGTCAGTATCGAAGGCATGGTGCATCTGGCCACCTTCTATGACCCCGATGGCAACGCCCTCATGCTCGCGCAGGATTTGTCAAAACATCCCTGA
- a CDS encoding putative bifunctional diguanylate cyclase/phosphodiesterase, whose product MNHLTIVEAERLSLHWLNAYSKTNELPGQPGQNSEDLSGLIDQIFTPKHENHHYDASAAPSPEQSDFSINNSFNSVLGYRICTTPTKCPISGGSPVQNSHLTSEEFRSFREALTLAKIDAFLNASAAKHDQRIVTVMVPLLRDNKPQAVAIIDVVRSEFEQALYEGIQQAAIFTAVVISLISLGTILMLLNMDGKRRDAETEASFLALHDCLTGLPNRLQFNTILKQCFEKAKANKERLAILRINIDGFKDTNEIFGHSAGDHVLKSVGQTLKTNAGGQAFVAHLSGDEFAILLKSLEHENEIIRLCNAILEIQQQPIFFKGKHISTSLSIGIAEYPLDCDSPEDLLKHAEFALDRAKAIGPGQFNFFTQELNKEMQRRRKLKIELSQALKHNQLQMHYQPQVDTASNTLTGFEALIRWPHEKEGFIPPSEFIPIAEQNGMISEIGYWTLQTACQEAANWPENHTIAVNLSPIMFNDGDLVERIKDTLAKTGLDPRRLEIEITENVLLDDSNHISSQLVTIRNLGIGIAMDDFGTGYSSLSYLTRIPFTKIKIDQSFIRGLDDGKNIDSIIHAIVGIGDSLDVSIIAEGVESTDQLLRLNAAGCYIIQGYLFGKPSSKPALDLDPISRIAKQPVHKELRSKIEAGMNKAVGFN is encoded by the coding sequence ATGAACCATCTCACAATTGTGGAAGCCGAAAGACTTTCATTGCATTGGCTCAATGCCTATTCCAAGACGAATGAACTGCCAGGACAGCCTGGCCAAAATAGTGAGGACCTAAGCGGCCTGATCGACCAGATCTTTACGCCAAAACACGAAAATCATCATTATGATGCGTCGGCAGCACCGAGCCCTGAACAATCAGATTTCAGTATCAACAATTCCTTCAACTCGGTTCTGGGTTACAGGATTTGCACAACACCAACCAAGTGCCCCATATCCGGTGGTTCCCCCGTTCAAAACAGCCATCTGACCTCTGAAGAATTCCGCAGTTTCAGGGAAGCACTCACGCTCGCCAAAATAGATGCCTTCCTGAATGCCAGCGCCGCAAAGCATGACCAGCGCATTGTAACCGTCATGGTCCCGTTGCTGCGGGACAACAAACCGCAAGCTGTTGCAATCATTGACGTCGTAAGATCAGAGTTCGAGCAAGCATTGTATGAAGGCATCCAGCAGGCAGCAATCTTTACGGCAGTCGTCATCTCGCTGATTTCGCTGGGCACCATCCTCATGTTGCTCAATATGGACGGCAAGCGGAGAGATGCCGAAACCGAAGCATCCTTTTTGGCCCTCCATGACTGTTTGACGGGCCTGCCAAACCGCCTCCAATTCAACACGATATTGAAACAATGCTTTGAAAAAGCAAAAGCCAATAAAGAGCGATTGGCTATTCTCAGGATCAATATCGATGGTTTCAAGGACACCAATGAGATCTTTGGCCATTCGGCTGGCGACCATGTCCTGAAAAGCGTCGGTCAGACTTTGAAGACAAATGCAGGCGGACAGGCCTTTGTTGCGCATTTGTCAGGAGATGAATTCGCCATCCTTCTCAAAAGTCTTGAGCATGAGAACGAAATCATCAGACTTTGCAATGCAATTCTGGAAATCCAGCAACAGCCGATATTCTTCAAAGGCAAGCATATCAGCACCTCGCTCAGCATCGGAATTGCAGAATATCCATTGGACTGCGATTCCCCGGAAGACCTGCTGAAACATGCGGAATTTGCGCTTGATCGTGCCAAGGCGATCGGACCTGGGCAATTCAACTTCTTTACCCAGGAACTCAATAAGGAAATGCAGCGCAGACGCAAATTGAAAATAGAACTAAGCCAAGCACTAAAGCACAACCAGCTCCAAATGCACTATCAGCCACAAGTGGATACGGCTTCCAATACACTCACCGGATTTGAAGCCTTGATACGCTGGCCCCATGAGAAAGAAGGTTTCATCCCACCATCAGAATTCATACCAATCGCAGAGCAGAATGGCATGATCAGCGAAATTGGCTACTGGACCCTGCAGACAGCTTGCCAGGAGGCGGCAAATTGGCCCGAAAATCATACAATAGCGGTCAATTTGTCGCCGATCATGTTCAATGACGGAGATCTGGTAGAGCGCATCAAGGATACGCTCGCCAAGACCGGACTGGACCCCCGTCGTCTGGAAATCGAAATTACCGAAAATGTCTTGTTGGATGACTCGAACCATATCAGCAGTCAGCTCGTCACCATTCGCAATTTGGGTATTGGCATAGCAATGGACGACTTCGGCACCGGATATTCCAGCTTGAGCTATCTGACGCGCATTCCCTTCACCAAGATCAAAATCGACCAATCCTTTATTCGAGGGCTGGATGACGGCAAGAATATCGACTCGATTATTCACGCCATCGTCGGAATTGGTGATAGTCTTGATGTATCAATCATAGCAGAAGGCGTTGAGAGTACCGACCAGCTTCTGAGACTGAATGCAGCAGGCTGCTACATCATTCAGGGATATTTGTTCGGCAAACCATCTTCAAAACCCGCATTGGATCTGGATCCCATCTCACGCATCGCCAAGCAACCGGTTCACAAGGAACTGCGATCAAAAATCGAAGCTGGAATGAACAAGGCTGTCGGCTTTAATTAG
- a CDS encoding ATP-binding protein: protein MSADDRQSGDLLSNSIVGKLFFFPRLNVTTRLVAGFSIIAGISIAVGIIGLYFIHQIDDNLNRITDVTAPTVEVADDLIANIWQSTKVAEESILVKTPQGLTSLIDEFDGLRIEFDKNYVELRSLLSNQSLLDELLASERKNIEFRKRAHEMFGSRRTELVEQERSDKLLADFNRMSATLIVSLTEFAEENEAELLHAEIESSTEQSSRTKAENNALGQSVIQDYPVVEAALKLQRLVTEIRDTARAFLAAKTTPRLIEAQADFNRLHNELNPQIEILRQFAESEEDKKDVVDLRSVLKNWIAIAQNDDGLFKSHLNKLTATQNTYERAELLEINAENMASALNRVADFADAINDSADEEAAAVVDRARKVIALFLTLAVLVSFLLALMVFGTVAKPIKALARAMVDLGEGDNTSTIDLGKRSDEIGELASTFNDMALKLDKAAKNLEGQVLARTADLNATNQRLEEELTRRQALEDQLVRAQKLDSLGTLAGGVAHDFNNMLYVILGCSEIALKKVTKRNAAYDSLVRIEKAARRSATIVRQILFFSRHEKPDRQPLEISKVTEDSIMLLRAGLPSSLKLDVDTHQDCGLILADETQIHQVIVNFVTNAFHAYENRAGTVSVVTRPAIVDEDFCTQHIGLTPGCYARIRISDTGCGISSENLPRIFDPFFTTKPVGEGTGLGLSVAHGIVSNHGGVIVLSSTPGDGTTADIYLPTITSEPLAIADQNR from the coding sequence ATGTCAGCAGATGATAGGCAATCGGGAGATTTGCTTTCCAACTCCATAGTCGGCAAGCTTTTCTTCTTTCCCCGTTTGAATGTCACAACACGCCTTGTTGCCGGTTTTTCGATCATTGCAGGCATCAGCATTGCAGTCGGAATCATCGGTCTGTATTTCATCCATCAAATTGATGACAATCTGAACCGCATTACAGATGTGACAGCGCCGACTGTCGAGGTTGCCGATGACTTGATCGCAAATATCTGGCAGTCAACCAAGGTCGCTGAAGAAAGCATCCTGGTAAAAACACCACAAGGCCTGACATCCCTGATCGACGAGTTCGATGGGTTGCGGATCGAGTTCGACAAGAATTATGTCGAACTGCGGTCCCTGCTCTCCAATCAAAGCCTGTTGGATGAGCTCCTTGCATCTGAACGTAAAAATATCGAATTCAGAAAACGCGCCCATGAAATGTTCGGCTCCCGGCGCACCGAATTGGTTGAACAGGAACGAAGCGACAAGCTGCTGGCCGACTTCAATCGCATGAGTGCGACATTGATCGTTTCCCTGACCGAGTTTGCCGAGGAAAATGAAGCGGAACTTCTTCATGCCGAGATAGAAAGTTCAACGGAGCAATCCTCCCGGACCAAAGCAGAAAACAACGCTCTGGGTCAGTCGGTCATCCAGGATTATCCTGTTGTCGAAGCTGCCCTGAAGCTCCAAAGACTCGTAACCGAAATAAGAGACACTGCAAGAGCATTTCTTGCCGCAAAAACCACACCTCGCCTTATCGAGGCACAGGCCGATTTCAATCGACTGCACAATGAATTGAATCCTCAGATCGAAATCTTGCGACAATTTGCAGAGAGCGAGGAAGACAAGAAGGATGTCGTCGACCTTCGATCTGTCCTGAAAAACTGGATCGCCATCGCTCAAAATGATGACGGTTTATTCAAAAGCCATCTGAACAAACTGACAGCAACCCAGAATACCTATGAACGCGCCGAACTTCTGGAAATCAACGCAGAAAACATGGCTTCTGCGCTCAACCGCGTCGCCGACTTTGCCGATGCAATCAATGATAGCGCTGATGAGGAAGCAGCAGCTGTTGTTGATCGCGCACGAAAAGTCATCGCGTTGTTTCTGACGCTGGCAGTATTGGTATCCTTTCTTCTGGCCCTGATGGTATTTGGGACCGTTGCCAAACCAATCAAGGCACTGGCAAGAGCCATGGTCGATCTGGGTGAAGGAGACAATACCTCGACCATCGATCTTGGAAAGAGATCGGATGAAATCGGAGAGCTCGCCTCGACATTCAATGACATGGCACTGAAATTGGACAAGGCAGCCAAAAATCTCGAAGGGCAGGTATTGGCTCGTACGGCTGATCTGAATGCAACCAACCAGCGATTGGAAGAAGAGTTGACGCGACGCCAAGCCTTGGAAGATCAATTGGTGCGCGCCCAAAAACTTGATAGCCTGGGCACTCTGGCAGGTGGAGTGGCCCATGATTTCAACAACATGCTCTATGTGATATTGGGTTGCTCCGAGATCGCCCTGAAAAAGGTCACCAAACGGAATGCCGCTTATGATTCACTGGTCCGAATAGAAAAAGCTGCCAGACGTTCCGCGACGATCGTACGCCAGATCCTGTTTTTCAGCAGGCATGAGAAACCGGACCGTCAACCGTTGGAAATCTCCAAGGTGACCGAAGATTCCATCATGTTGCTGCGTGCCGGGCTCCCCTCGTCCCTCAAACTTGATGTCGATACGCATCAGGATTGCGGCCTCATTCTGGCAGATGAAACTCAGATCCATCAGGTCATCGTGAATTTCGTCACGAATGCCTTTCACGCTTATGAGAACCGCGCAGGTACAGTATCTGTTGTGACAAGACCTGCAATTGTTGACGAGGACTTTTGTACGCAACATATTGGCCTGACGCCGGGATGTTATGCGCGTATTCGGATTTCAGATACCGGGTGCGGAATTTCTTCGGAAAACCTGCCCCGGATTTTTGATCCGTTTTTCACCACAAAACCGGTCGGAGAAGGAACAGGACTGGGACTTTCCGTTGCTCACGGGATCGTCTCCAATCATGGAGGTGTGATTGTTCTTTCAAGCACTCCGGGCGATGGGACAACAGCCGATATCTATCTGCCAACCATCACTTCAGAGCCTCTGGCAATAGCCGATCAAAATAGATGA
- a CDS encoding response regulator — translation MTNILIIDDEPLICEMLDLLLSAEGYDVVTAMDGREGVSKFSDRHIDVVVTDIIMPEGDGLEVIQEIKDRNPHVKIIAISGGSRIGHVNLLEMASKLGAIKVFSKPLDHAELLKAIKECVNQMQGSNVIKLR, via the coding sequence ATGACGAATATTCTGATCATTGATGATGAACCGTTGATTTGTGAAATGCTTGACCTGCTTCTTTCAGCCGAAGGATATGATGTCGTCACCGCAATGGATGGCAGAGAAGGCGTCTCCAAATTCTCGGATCGCCATATCGATGTGGTGGTAACCGACATCATCATGCCAGAGGGCGACGGATTGGAGGTCATTCAGGAGATAAAGGACCGCAACCCCCACGTAAAGATCATCGCGATATCAGGCGGCTCCCGCATCGGACATGTCAATCTTCTGGAGATGGCCAGCAAGTTGGGCGCAATCAAGGTATTTTCCAAACCTCTGGATCATGCAGAATTGCTGAAAGCGATAAAAGAATGCGTCAACCAGATGCAGGGATCAAACGTCATCAAACTACGATAA